The genomic region gattaaactacccagcagCAGTGTATAATGTAATGAAAATCAGCTCCACCTTCACCAACTGCAAAATTTAAGTCATGAACACATTAAGTCATCAATCATCATAATCCAGTAATATGTATTAATTTAAAATGGGCCACTCTGCgttatgagtacttttacttttggtcctataagtttattttgatgctaatacttttgtacttttagtTACAATTTTAAATGCCGGACTTTACTTgcaacagagtatttttacagtataATATTATACTTTACTCATGTAAGCGTCTGAGTACTTCTTGTGCCGCTGAACATCAGTCacaaaaacagagcagctgaacATTGGTTGTATTTACTCTCCCCTCGGCCTTCTTGCTGGTGGTGAATATGTAAACATGGTGGTGGGAGAAACACTGAGATCACTGAGTGCAGCTGTAATTGCTATGCTGAACATGCAGTGATGCTCAGCTGCACTTAGCTGTTTTTCTCCCCTCAGTTTCTTTATATCTGAGCAGACTTGAGTTTATTTGTCGGGCTAACATTGGAAAGACAATTTCATCTTCCTCTCTGGTATAAGTCTGTAAAAACACGTGTGATGTCCACGTCTGCAGTCAGTTGGAATTTTTTTACTCGCCTGCATAAGAGGAGATGATGtatagatatattttttaactgtAACATTAAATCAGATCAGCACCTCGGTGGGTGTGTTATGTAATTCAGCTTCCAGCGAGGTTTTGGAGGCAGACGCTGCTCATTACAGCCGAGCCAGAAACATGCCTCAGTGGTTTTACAGCTTCATGGGGCATTGTGAGTTTATTGGGGCATAATTATGTGACCGACTTACAGTGAAGCTCAAACTAATGTGCAAAATGATCCGAATCTGATCTTGTAGTCTGTTGTCATTGTGTTCTCTGTGAAAAGGCTGAAGCAGGCATGTATATCTTGATAAGAGCTGATGTCTTGGCTTTAAATCTGCAGTTTGATCAGTTAAAATGAGTTGGCATTAAATATTATCAGGAAAATGTACATGATTATTTAAACTAAAAGTACTCAATGCAGAAACATGTCCCTTGTAAATGTTATActattatactgtatattattagattattaatgcattaatgtagaagcaggattttactgttgtatttgGTTGAGTTGGAGCTCATTATCAGCTATTAGTTTATGATTATTTCTACTATAGATTATTCTGGAAATAGTGAGAAATGCTGTCACAATTCCCCAAAGCCCAAAGTTTAACCTTCACAGTGATTGTTGCTATGGCATTTTTATGGTGACTATAACtcaaattttttttgacatactgtactgtgactttttgtaattatttatcACACTTTGACCATTAATGATTTTTtaaggatttcttttttttacatactatactttggctttttgacattttttttgtcataaattACCATTGCATTTGACTCTTTAACTTTTTTCAAGATACTTTACTACAACGTTaaggacatttttatgacaaactatAACATTTTAGGGATTTTTTCATGGTGTACTATACTGGGACTATTTAAggatttttaaatgactttttttttttactttttaatggcATACTACAACTTTTTTACGGACATTATTTTATGGTACACTATACTGAGACTAtgatgacataccatactataaCTTtcttagacttttttttataacatactatgctataacttaaaaaaaaagtgacgtACCATACGATGACTTTGAGGAAATTTTTTCCTGGCATACTATACTGTAACATTTAGGGAATTTTTTGatgatatgctatactatgactttttggaaaatattttatgacatgctattctacaattttttataatttcatactaaactatgaatgtttgaatgtttgatttttttaaaatgacatatttaacttttttttgacaattttgatgcatgctatgctatgattttttgacattttttgattttatatAGGGATACTTTAATACAAttattatgacatactatacaaccaatttttgaaaaaaataaataaataaaaatctgataTATTTTTAGGATTTCTTCATGATATACCATACTATGaccttttgacatttttatgatactTTTGAATTTTCtaaacatttttgtgacatactatattacatttttttttagaaatatttttatGACGTACTTTAACTGTTTAAGGAAGTTTTATTACATCTACAACttatttaggattttttttaatgacatactatactatggcttttttagGAATTTCTTTACCACATACTATATTGtgactttttgacatttttgtgacatactacaatattttttaacaaatttttaatgacatactatagtatagtatgccattaaatgtcaaaaacaacatttttttctaaaattcatagtatagtaactatactttacattttcagaattttatgAGATATACTACAACTtgtttatgacatactgtactaaaAAAATTTGGACATTTCTGTGACAAACtatacactatgactttttagaCCTTTTTATAAGATACTTTACTACtacttttaggatttttttatgacatactatactgtaacTATGACACTTTCTGTGGCATACGTTATGATAACACTTTATGCTACATTTCAGCCTCCTATAGAGCACAAACTGTGTCTGCCGAAGGGTTGGGAAATGTCTGTTGaccgaccaaccaaccaacagacTGCcctatagagagagagagggggaaaaaaagagaacacaGTGGACTTTTAATTATCAGGgtgtttatttcaacaaatgTTCACCACAGTAATAATCAGTTCATGCAATACTtctgaaaaacataaaagagaGATTTCCAAAACATTTTAATCCCGAAATGTTTTCTACATTCATCCATCTTGTCACATTTTCAGGGTTAAACCTTCTAATTATTTTAACAGCAAAAAATTTGAATAAAAAGTTGAGGGCAGGTTGTATCCCCAAATACTTCTTCAATTGGCATATTCAGTGTTAAGGATATTTTCTTGCCTAttattcagagaaaaaaagtccAAATATCTCTTTAGTAATTATGTTAACTGTTTAATGAAAGGTACAATGTCAATTGTCTTTGTCAACCATGCAAGCAGGAAAATTAGGaatattatttatacttttcTATGCTTTCATCCCATTTGTTGTATTACCAAatacataattattattattgttatgtgATTTTCTTCTTAAAGAAATGGGCTGTGGGCGTATTTGGTTATGGTCCCAGTATACTGCAGTTTAATGGAAGGACAGTCTCGCTGACTGCTCGGTGCACTTTCAGCCGCTCATAGTGTTGGTTGCTACTGTACAAGTGGGTTTAGGCATCACAGGCAAACATGAAAAaggacattttaggtgagaaagaACAGTCtgtgtatttctacttttatgGGAAGTCacgacaacatgatgacaaatAGATGAAGAAAAGTAGGTCTGTGAAAGCCTCCTGCTTCTACAGTAGTTCATATTTCTAATAATTTTCATTTCTCAgagagaaaatttaaaaaacaggcTTCTGATCTCTCATTAAACAAATCATAATTATGTGtctgatataaataaataacttaactccaaattaaaaacaaatatacaaaaaaaaagacactttacagaaacatatctaccaaaacatgaaaatgtacaCTACAATAAACACACAATAGTACCATCAACAAATCATTTTTCTGAAAGCCTCTTTTTCTTCACAGATTATTTTTGCAGTGACTGGATTATTCCAAACATTTGAACATATTGCTTGtggattatttatgtttttgtttgctcaTCTTTTCTTTACAGGTTGTCTGttgagttcagttcagtatcGTAAGTGTAAACCACATACAGGAGGCTTGCGATCGTCCCTCTGCTCATTTCCTCAGAGCTCATCTTCATCAGAAATGAGTAAATCCGCAGTGAAGCTACAAGGTATGTCAGAGTGTTGATCCTGACGCTAAGCCCCAGTCGCCACacttttctccttcctctttctcaCACTCGGAGAAAGCTTCCTCCTCAGCTCACACCAGCATCACGTGAGCAGGCAGCCTGAAACACAGCATCCGCCGCCTCTACACGCAGATCTCAATGGGTGTCGCCACTAGGATGCGTCCTCTTTCGTTGTTTTCCCTGTTGGCGCGCTCGTAGCTGCCGGTGGAGGACGGCGAGCTGTTGGTGGACATGGAGGAGTAGTGGGTGTCCATCATGATGCTCCCCTTCGCCACCACACAAGCAGGTGACAAGCTCTGCTGCTTCAGTCTGTCCACTAATACATCCTCTTCAGATGAGGAGGAGCTGATGTCCAGCGGGGGCGCACTGCTCGCCAAGCTGCTGCTGTTCCCGTTCTCCGTGTCCAACATCCAGCACTGGTTGAAGTAGCTGAAGACTTCTTTGACAGAGCAGCGGCGCTCTTGCTCAATAGAGAGGAGTCTACGAAACATTCGTAGAGCTTCGTCAGTGAAGCGGCGCCACTGTGACGGCACTGAGCCTGTTCGGCGACGCTGCCAGCGCACAAACTCTTCGTAGAAGGCGTCGTTCGGCATGGCCTTCTCCCAGGGGAAGTTTCCCGTCAGCATGCAGAAGAGCAGTACGCCAAACGCCCACACGTCTGTGCTGTAGTCCACGCAGAAGCCCTCGTGCCTCGAGGTGTCGCACAGCTCGGGTGCCGTGTACGGGATCGTGCCGCTGACGCGCTTCACTGGAGAGCCGGCGCGCCGCGTCATGCCAAAGTCTGACAGCTTGACCTTTCGGCACTCTTTGTCAAAAATAAGGATGTTTTCGGGTTTGATGTCTCTGTGGACCAGCTTCTTACAGTGCAGGTAGTCCAGGGCGATGGCCACCTGGTGGACGCAGCGCTTGGCCACTGTCTCAGGTAGTCCCACctaaaaagagaagaaaaaagtaaaagaaaaaactccAACACTGCTACACTGTTACAACGATGTCTGTCCACATACACTATAtatgcacacacccacacaaccTGTTCTCATTACGTAAATACTGCACTTTACAGCTATAGTattacataaaaaatgtcaagtCATAGAAAATTTATAATATGCCATTAAAAAGTCAGTAAAGTAtgttcaaaatgtaaaaagtcttggtatagcatgtcaaatttgtaaaaaccATAGcatgtaaaaaatgtcatattaaagtatgacataaaaaagttaatagtatgtcaaaaatgtcaaaaaagccATACAATAGTATGACATGTCACATATGTCAGGgaagtcatagtttagtatgtcacTAAAAAAGTCAGTATTCTCGTATTCTGtgtcaaaaatgttaaaaatgtcaataaaagtcagtatagcatgtcaaaattgtcataaagtcagaatagtATGTGCTTAAAATAAAGCCATATTATTAAGCCATATTATTATTAAGCCATGGACATACAAAAAGTTGTCTTAAAgtttttttcctgcatttgTTTTCATATCTGGCAAATCAGCACCCAAGGAAAAAGTATGCCGAATTAGCTTTTAGCACTTCCTGAATTAGCTTGATGCTTaagaaatttttaaaaatgtgataacTCAGGCAGCATCTGGAGTTATAATGGGTGGTTTAGGGACATTTACTCACAGTGGACATGGTGTCTCCAAAGAGTGTgagtgtcacaaaaaaaaaaaattacacctAACCATTTTTCTTACCTGTGGAGGGATGATGTCAAACAGATCTCCTGCCAGAGCGTACTCCTGAGCAAAGATGTAGTACTCGTCTGTTTCAAAGGCGATGCCGTACATGTTGATGATGAAGGGGCAGGGTGACAGGTAGAGGGAGATGCTGTACTCTCGCAGGAAGCTCTTCAGCTTGGTGGTCTTCTTCCTCAGAAACTTCAGGGCCATTTTTGTGCCTGGAAAAAGGAGGACAGACAAATGTTACATAACTCTATAAGTCTCATTTCCAGattcttcttgttctttttccagCATATTAAAGTGTTTGGGGGATTTATTCACAGCCTCCTAATTGCGTGGATGGAACTTAATTAAAATCCAAATTTGATGAATAATTAAGATGTTCAGTGTCACTGAgcaaaatcctgctgtttttcacATCCTCTGCCAGACAAGTTATGTTCCCACAGAGTGACCACGAGGTTGATCTGCCTTCATGCAGAGCTAGAAAGTACAAATACCTAAAATCTGTACTTATGTAAATGTTCTTTTCACCACTGCTTTTATGTCGGGCATTTTGTGATGTTTCTAGCTGTAAACATGTCCTCACAGAGAGCTGGGCACAAGATAAGATGTGAATAAATTCCCTTGATATAAGAAGGTAAAAGGATGCACAAAATGCATTTAGCTGTCTGGAGGGAACACGGTAAAGTTAATTTGTGAGGTTCGGAGGCTCAGCTCACCTCAGCAGACACTTAACTGCAACAAGAGGAGCAGCAAGGGGAGAGAAATCACCAGAGCTAATCTGAAATACCCCAGACAATATAAACCTGGAGAGCTGCCACCACGTCTGCCTCTCTCTGCACCAACAGTCAGTGTGTCAGCTAAGATGAGAGGGGACACTTCTCCAATACCACCGGATCAGCTCTGCAAAGTGCTTTGTGCAGTTTTTACAGTGTGCAGACACTTTAGAAAAGGTCAAGAGGGGGAAGGCTCTCGGTTTGGTCTTAATGCCATGATGCAAGAGGAGTTTCCTCCATGCTGACGctctgaaaataaataagtagaTACAAGGCTTAGTGCAACTGAAACTCATTATTCTTTCATTTACTTCTATTTTATGCTGGtcttgcactttttttttaagtacatttactcatgtTCTTTACTTCAGTACATTTTTGAGGTACTTGAACTTTACTTCAGTCTTTCCTTTTCATGCTACTCTCTACTCcaccacatttcagagggaaattatgattttttttttccatcaatacatttatttgacagatgTAGTTACGTGTTGCTTTAACAAAGCTTCAAATTTTATAACTTCTTCATGTATTTGGTGTGCAAATTAATCTTTCCTTATTAAAACAATCAGTTGACTAATGGACAATCAGCAAATTAATCtgaaaaatttgaaaataagtCATAACCATCTAATATTCTAATATATAATAGTAACCTAGTCTCAGTTACATGcacagtcccttttactagcccggtgtggctacacattttgacatataaACGTCTccattagaggcctggtctggttgccaagcagttcatttttttatgctctttggatgtataaaccTGGGTTGtaggctacctcaaattatgtgtcaaTTCCTTGATTACCGTGTaatttattcatattcctttagtccatacgggtcctcagatcaaaagaattaaaatgtttattcataCAAATTATTTCAAGTTGTGAGTAtttttttaacaggataaagtggggCTGTGTTGGTATGCAGGGTGTTGTACTCCTCTCTGAAGCCCTGTCTGTCTGAGTTAGATCAAATTAATTTGATATATTATCTATAGCCTAATTtctatacaagtaatattcatactggtttaaataaacaatttgattgtatttcccatcttagTTGCGCTTTTGTGTGAAAgcaattaaaggcctgtcccagaGAGACGCCTGTTCATTTcagtagcctgggctattaattgaagttttatggtaacagtcacaggggacatttttatactttcattaccttaagtacattttcctgatgatacttacatacttttactcaTGTAACatttttcaatgcaggacttttacattGTGGTGttcatacttttacttaagtcaTGGATCTGAATACACCAGTGCTCATTCCCACTATAACAAATATTTCTATTTGTACTATAATCTAAACTCAGTATTTATACTATAAACACtgctttatatatatttttgtatgtacACACTAGGCTTGGGCAAAATCTGTTTCTTTATACCTTACAGACATTTTCATACGCCATAGGGcggtatttgtgtgtgtattggtgCTATGTTTCTAATATGCAATTAGGCTACTTAGACAAGTGTTGCTAGGTTTAAATACTTCTGGCCCATAGAATAATGAATATTTAGGACATGCAGATGAAGCTTACTGGTTGCAGCAGATACCGTCATATCAGCGGGCTAAATGGAGATGATATGTTGAATAAAAATCATGTGGCTAATAAATTGCTTTTGTagttggaatttcaaaataaagttatatgTGGCGATACTGCCAAACAGGAGCAGAGGCATTTTTCTTTATTACTAGTCCTATAAAGTTATCCCCACCACCCACAGTcgccatctttctcagctcaagctgcctgttccaccactGGAGagtgacctctggtggcacgtGCTGTTCACTACAATACATCGGctcaatatcagtttaatagaaagagaaccatctgtatttttgacggtattgaaaatcatacctttgggatttctaaataccctggtattGTACACAGATACTGCAACTAGCCCAAAACATGCATACTCACACCTTCATGTAAATGTAACTAGTATCTTCTTCTGATTCCATTAATAGGCAGCGACGTTTATGTAATAGCTCCCAAACACGCCGTGAAAGTTAGCATATCATCTCTAAATGTAGCAGACAGCTTCCTCCCTGCCCATGCAGCATCGTCTGATCTGCACAGCAGCCAACAAGCAGCAGCTTGTGCAACTTGTTGCTATAGTAGTTTCATGTTTACATGGAAAATGAGTTGCTTTGTTAAATCAGCCTGCTGGATAATATGCAAAGACAAACACCATCTGTTCAGAGGAACTCAGCTACTGTGAGGGTTTCAGGGCAGAAACTAAAGCTAAAGATAACCTACATTTCTAATCTACCCCACTGACCTGTAATGTTACTGTATCAGCCCgtaacaacacataaacaaggTTATTATTTTACTTTGCGACAATTTAACAATGTTACTGCATCACTGTGAAACCATGACTTATCTCTTGTGTATTAAGATGGAAAATCAGATCAGATTAATTTCAAATTTTGGAATATTAAATGGGCATTACTGATGGTTTATACTACACTGAATGCAGAGACAAGATTTAAACTGGCATCTGCCCTGTTGAAGAGCCCTCGTGCAAGAAACTGAATCTCTGAGAGCTCCGTGCCGTCTGCTGACTGACCCCTGACTGATCCCCTCACTGTGGAGATTTTCATTACCTAATGga from Epinephelus moara isolate mb chromosome 18, YSFRI_EMoa_1.0, whole genome shotgun sequence harbors:
- the unm_sa1261 gene encoding serine/threonine-protein kinase SBK1, yielding MNSSPHGSRASIDILEELQVIAAQNLEKLDINKYYEVVCELGKGTYGKVDLVIHKIRGTKMALKFLRKKTTKLKSFLREYSISLYLSPCPFIINMYGIAFETDEYYIFAQEYALAGDLFDIIPPQVGLPETVAKRCVHQVAIALDYLHCKKLVHRDIKPENILIFDKECRKVKLSDFGMTRRAGSPVKRVSGTIPYTAPELCDTSRHEGFCVDYSTDVWAFGVLLFCMLTGNFPWEKAMPNDAFYEEFVRWQRRRTGSVPSQWRRFTDEALRMFRRLLSIEQERRCSVKEVFSYFNQCWMLDTENGNSSSLASSAPPLDISSSSSEEDVLVDRLKQQSLSPACVVAKGSIMMDTHYSSMSTNSSPSSTGSYERANRENNERGRILVATPIEICV